In the genome of Populus trichocarpa isolate Nisqually-1 chromosome 10, P.trichocarpa_v4.1, whole genome shotgun sequence, the window cgaggatgctattttatttatcactatttttttaaaaaaatctctatcaCCACCATgagtttaattttcaacaatggTAACGATCATTGGTCTCAGAaactcattatatatatatgaacggCCATCAATACCCCCAAGATCCGCTTCTGTTGTAAAGACAAGACAATGTTGctgttaataagaaaatagcAAGCATGCTTTAGTTGAAACCCTAAGCACCTAGATCCCATCATCCACTCCACTCTCAAGTTCATCCCTTCTTTGGCAAcatcaatgttttattttcacacGAGGATGGGCCACCATCATTATCTTCAACTATTCCCAGCTTTCCTGCTTGATACTTCCCCATATTACCAGTTAAATTCTCAAATGTCAACCACTCCAGTCAACATTTCTGCAATAGCATGGCATTGATCCTTTACACATTTTGCAAAAACCTTCTTAGGTGACATCAAATCACCTACTCGGGATTAACTGCCAATCCAATGCAAACATTCTAAATTATGAGACCTCTCAAGGTTTTCAGAGCATTCATGTACCCTTCCTCATTTCATGGCAATCCTAAGTAATTGACTCCAATAATTCTAGGGAAGGATGTTTTACTAATTCCCCACAAAATGAATTTCAGTGCAAAGCCAAACATCACTGATGGTTGCAGACACGTAACAAACACCAACCATCACAGCAAGCATTCTTTAACTTTCTCAACTAGTTTGGTTCAAACGTTAAACATAGTTTCTCAAGGTCTTTCCCACAATAATCCATCGTTACACTATGCACTGTATCCGCCCAATCCTGTTTTCAGGATCAGGATCTCTTTATTGTCATAACTTCATAAGCCAACATAGAACCATTTACCAAACACCATATTCTATAAACAGTATATGGAAAAAGACCTCATCCTGAGTTCGGCTGCTGAAACTGCTTCATCAGTTCTTCAGATTATATTTTGactaacaggaaaaaaaaaaaaaaaacaaggctaTTTTGCTGGCATGCAATGCAAAGCTCAATAAATCACCTACTCGCTGACAAGTATTGTGCACACATGCCTGCTTTCGTGCTTAATTTgagaagatgaagattgataGGAAATAATGACATGTTAGAAATTGATACGTACCCTATGAGTCTATTTCTATATTTGACAAAATTTCTAACTTCAATGGGCTATCATAAGTtacataaaagaacaaaatctcCTCCAAATGCAACAATTATGGTGCAAGCCACCCTATCAACTGAAAACATCACACATGCCAAGCTAACAAACCTAAATGCTTATACTTCTCAAACTTCTCAAGAATTATGCAAGAATAAATATCCTCATCGATAGACTAGAATATAGATTGTTTTAAATCACCTTATCTCACCAAATTGAATAATCCATCAAATGAACCTCACCACTAAAGCAAAACAACAGACTATAGCAGCATCTCGGCAATCTGAATAGCATTAAGTGCAGCTCCTTTGCGTATTTGATCACCACAGACAAATATATCCAGCCTGCTTGACACCCAGCAATTAATGACCTTGGCAAAAAGGATAGACAACAATTAAGCAATAAAAGACCCAAAATTAGTCTTACCCTTTATATCCATCTTGCGACACATCACGACGAATCCTGCCAACTGCAACATCATCTTTGTTTGATACCTCCAAAGGTGTAGGAAAGTGATTAGATGCTGGGTCATCAATAACCACCACCCCAGGAGcacttttcaaaatatcttttgCTGTATACTGtgcattcaaaaaaatttaccaaGAGAAGTTTTATACAAGTCATAAATCTTCTTTACAACGAGCAACtagatcaaaaacaaaataaaaactaccacAGTTCTAAGTTTGTATCTGGCCAAGTAAGTGATTAACCTCGTCAATGGGCTTCTCAAATTGAAGATTAACACTTTCAGCATGTGCACGCATGACAGGAACACGTATACATGTAGCAGTGACTTTAACATTCATATCATTctgaaaaattgacaaaaaaaaaatggaaacattTTAGAAAGGACTAAACCATAATCTTATTAGATATAAGCgcagtaaaaaaataacctttaaaACTTACCCAGATCTTTCTGGTTTCTTTAACTAATTTCATTTCCTCTTCGTTGTATCCATTTGATAGAATAGGAGCATTATGTGAAAACAAGTTAAAAGCATACTGCAAATCAAACATACTGGGAGGTTAACTTTGAACTCTTCATAGGACatgaagaaattttaattacaatgttGAAGTTATTGCGCAACAAAGACAAACCTGTTGCTTAAAGATGTTGCAAGTGGGTGGTTTTCCTTCCAAGACCTTACaaacatgaaaagaaaggaATCAATTTATGTGAAGATAAACAACAACACCAGTTATCCCAgataaacatgaaattaaacaaactaATTGATCAAAGATAACAGAATTATATGGAAAGCAGAAACCTCACGAGTCTGCAACTCAAGCTCTTCCATTGCAGCAGCACCAGCACCACTGGCTGCTTGATATGTACTAACAACCATTCGTATCACCTGCCACATCAAATGATTCAGCTGGCATTTACACAAAAAATTCCAGCACCAAAAACCGTATTAAATCTcgcttaaactttttttaagagAACTGAATCACCCTTAACTAAAGACAATGATTTGCAAATGACACTCAGATAAACAGAATTCTAAGAAGAGATAAACACATcataatataaatcattaaGTCATATCAAATAATTTGTGTTTGTCAATGAGTAATCAATAAGCGACCAATTacgataaaaaaacactaacattTCCAAGCAATGATCATGGAGTgcaacaaatacaaaaacttaACAAACTCTACAATAACGTTACAATTCATTACCTTGGCATGCTTATGCAAAGGAGTAGCAGCCATCAAGCAAATAATAGTTGAACAATTTGGATTGGCAATCAAAGCACCCTTTCCCGTCCCAACTTTAATCCCTTCCATAGCCTCTGGATTAACCTCAGGAATCACCAAAGGAATCCCTTCTTCCATTCTAAAAGCCGAGCTATTATCCACCACAACGGATCCCTTCTCCACTGCCACCGGCCCAAAATGCTTACTAATAGACCCACCAGCACTGAAAAGCGCAATATCAACCCCATCAAAGCTATCTTCAGTTAGCTCTTCAATCGTGTAATTCCTGTCTTGGAAAGTGAGCTGCTTGCCAGCAGAGCGCTTGGAGGCCAGCATTTTAATGGAGCGGTAAGGGAAGTCACGGTCAGAGAGGACAGAGAGAAATTCTTGACCGACAGCACCAGTGACACCAACCACAGCGAGAGAGGGGGCGTTTTCTTGAAGGGCCATGCGGATTCTTGAAGGTGAAGTGAGCTTTTTGGTATAAGGGAGAGTTTTGTGAAGAGGTGAGTCTGCTGGTGGGATGAGTTAGAGTTGCCATGTTTTTGGGGACGGAGAGATTGAGAGAGAAACAGTAAAAGTGAGATGCGGCTGGCAGAACGAAAGGAGAAGGGTTGGAGGAGACCTTGCCTTGGACAGTTTCGATCCGATGATGAGTGTTGGTGTATGCCTGTACGGTGTCCTTTTGGTTTTTGCCTCCCTTTTATATAATACattttcgtttttcttttctcgCCCGCATTCAATGCTATGATCGAGGAAGCAAGGAGCGAATTACATTTGATTAAGGACCGTTTGTTTGATTCCTTTTGGAAATTCTATTATGAATATGTTtactttcataaaataattttttatttttcatatctagttttttttttaaaaaaaattctatataaaagttaaaaaaacatatttatcaaGTATTAAATTTCCAAAATAGAAAGCACAAGGGTTTTCTTGgcttatcttaaaaataatagaagagatgaatatacaagtttttttatatatatagtggagatttagaagaaaaaaactgttCTACttatttttggacaaaaaaattagtttccatctataacttttttatttatcctaaaaatattttttcatgaaaaaattaaataaacatgtttactaaataattgttttttaaataaaaaatgacttgtttgaaaataataaaggaaTGGACATAAAACATTAGCTCAATCAAGCAAGacccttatttttattatagaaaataataattttgatgttttgcgATTTTCCAAAGAAATGgataattagaaaatatcaatttaaacaCGAATAATTTCCAAAGAAGTGGAgaacttttttcatatttgatgtatactaaaaaaatcaattacaaatttTAACATGTCACgtgcaaaataagaaaaactgtTTTATATAgcttgaaccaaaaaaaatatttaattataaataaatccaCAACATAACCTGAATGAAATTTAgcctaattattatttatattataattaatattgcaagttaaacatttaaaacaataataataaaaaaaaggagtgaGAAGTAGTATAGAATGAAAGAAGAAGGGACTAAATTGTTTTACAATACAAAAAgtgataaacaataaaattcaaaataatttaaacacgAATAATAATGTTAACACGCCACATATAAAGGGAAAACACTCTCCCTTCTCAGAACCTTCTTATGTTTTCCTttattggaaaatactttccaagaAATCACCAAAACTGGGAAGTGTTTTCAGTAATTTGGCTGCAGTCTCTACGATAATATACTAGCTTGTAATTACTTactgttttaaaattttcttttctttttctttatcaaacaaTATGAGCTttaatttcaagattaatattgatttgatttgactGACATTACTTCTAATAGCACCTCttgttttttcctcttaatttgAACTTTAATCGGACCATCTTCAGACCGGTGCATTAAGATCGGAATCTTGAAAATCAACCTGGGAAGCAAATCCACTTCTACATGAGCCAAGGCTCCGAAGCTAAATGGCACCTTTAGTAAAGATTTCTCCAGGTTAAAATTCTGGAAAACAGTTCGAATTCATGgtatgaaaacaaacaaaaacgcCATTGATAGTGGTTAGTGTAATGTTGCAAAGCAAGAAATATAAGTGAATTTGCAACCATAATGGATTGCTGGtgaaattttatcttatttaagcaCTGCAGCATATGACTGCTCAACATTTACTAGCATCCGTTAAATTGGAATTAGCTACTTATCCAATGTTGATGTTCAAGTATCATATCCATATATAGCATCTGTAAAAGCTGCATCTGTATTAGCAGCTATGTTCTATACGAGGATCAACCCTCCAATGGTGGCACTGTCACATCTTGGAGAGCT includes:
- the LOC7459100 gene encoding uncharacterized protein LOC7459100 isoform X2 — translated: MATLTHPTSQTHLFTKLSLKPKKFTSPSRIRMALQENAPSLAVVGVTGAVGQEFLSVLSDRDFPYRSIKMLASKRSAGKQLTFQDRNYTIEELTEDSFDGVDIALFSAGGSISKHFGPVAVEKGSVVVDNSSAFRMEEGIPLVIPEVNPEAMEGIKVGTGKGALIANPNCSTIICLMAATPLHKHAKVIRMVVSTYQAASGAGAAAMEELELQTREVLEGKPPTCNIFKQQYAFNLFSHNAPILSNGYNEEEMKLVKETRKIWNDMNVKVTATCIRVPVMRAHAESVNLQFEKPIDEYTAKDILKSAPGVVVIDDPASNHFPTPLEVSNKDDVAVGRIRRDVSQDGYKGLDIFVCGDQIRKGAALNAIQIAEMLL